The following are encoded in a window of Sminthopsis crassicaudata isolate SCR6 chromosome 5, ASM4859323v1, whole genome shotgun sequence genomic DNA:
- the CEP83 gene encoding centrosomal protein of 83 kDa isoform X2 → MRERFRNLDEEVEKYRAEYNKLRYVYTFLKSEFEHQKEEHLRILEEEKIKYESEIERLEKDKKEIYDQLLNSDPTRESKRMEKLVGEKIQLCQKLKGLEAEITELRAEKENRGIQAENIQRIQGRQMAEMQATIRSLEAEKQSAKLQYDRVEKELQSTNEENTLLISKLHKAEREIIELTSKVEELKHSNKLEIADIKLEAARTKSEVERERNKIQSQVDVLQSDNEILKSTIERHKMLLLEKDRELVRKIQAAKEEGYQKLAALQDEKLELENKLADLEKAKVEQDVWRQSEKDQFEEKLRASQMAEESTKRELQSIRTKLQQQIIANENVEKEKTENSDLKQQISNLQIQVTSLTQSETELVDSNRLLKETVERLKQEYRSARTQAEKTQLEAENSLEGKRIEWLEEKHNLQECIKEKEEKYSQAKEKLQRAALAQKKRKSLYENKLKKLQEKVELLEAKNEELEIENQVLNRQNVPYEDYTKLQKRLKDIQRRHNEFRTLISVPNMPPATSFNSVNFLSPPLPSGVETSFPPHLPEEEHQRELSLLRKRLEELETTQRKQLEELGPPGE, encoded by the exons ATTGAAAGActtgagaaagataaaaaagagatataCGACCAACTCCTTAACTCTGATCCCACAAGAGAGAGCAAACGAATGGAGAAGCTTGTTGGAGAAAAGATCCAATTGTGTCAGAAATTGAAAGGCTTGGAGGCCGAAATTACAGAATTACGAGCAGAGAAAGAAAACCGTGGCATTCAGGCTGAAAATATCCAAAGAATTCAGGGGCGCCAGATGGCTGAGATGCAGGCTACCATCAGGTCCCTGGAG GCAGAAAAACAGTCAGCCAAGCTTCAGTATGATCGAGTAGAAAAAGAACTGCAATCAACTAATGAGGAAAACACCCTCTTAATTAGTAAACTGCACAAGGCTGAAAGAGAAATCATTGAATTGACCAGTAAA GTTGAAGAACTTAAACATTCAAACAAATTAGAAATAGCAGATATTAAACTGGAGGCAGCAAGAACTAAAagtgaagtagaaagagaaaggaacaaaattCAAAGTCAAGTGGATG tACTGCAATCAGACAATGAAATCCTCAAATCAACCATTGAACGCCACAAAATGCTTTTATTAGAAAAGGATCGTGAATTAGTACGGAAAATACAAGCTGCCAAAGAAGAAGGTTACCAGAAACTAGCAGCCTTACAAGATGAAAA GCTAGAACTTGAGAACAAATTAGCAGATTTAGAGAAAGCTAAAGTGGAACAAGATGTCTGGAGGCAATCTGAAAAGGATCAGTTTGAAGAGAAATTGCGAGCTTCACAGATGGCGGAAGAGTCAACCAAAAGGGAGCTGCAGAGTATTAG AACGAAGCTTCAGCAGCAGATTATTGCTAATGAgaatgtagaaaaagaaaaaactgaaaattctGATCTTAAACAG caaatCAGTAATTTACAGATCCAAGTTACCTCCCTCACACAGTCAGAGACTGAATTGGTGGATTCTAACCGGTTGCTGAAGGAGACAGTGGAGAGGCTGAAACAGGAATACCGGAGTGCACGGACTCAGGCAGAAAAGACTCAGCTAGAGGCTGAAAA TTCCTTGGAAGGGAAGCGGATAGAATGGTTGGAAGAGAAGCATAATCTTCAAGAGtgcatcaaagaaaaagaagagaaatatagcCAGGCTAAAGAGAAACTACAGCGAGCTGCACTTGCTCAGAAAAAG AGAAAATCCCTTTATGAAAACAAATTGAAGAAACTACAAGAAAAAGTAGAACTTCTGGaagcaaaaaatgaagaattggaaatagaaaatcaGGTTTTAAATAG ACAAAATGTGCCATATGAAGACTATACTAAGCTCCAAAAACGATTGAAGGATATACAGAGAAGACATAATGAATTTCGAACTTTAATCTCGGTTCCCAACATGCCCCCAGCAACATCATTCAATTCTGTTAATTTCTTGTCACCACCCTTGCCTTCTGGCGTGGAAACATCTTTCCCCCCTCACCTTCCG GAAGAGgaacatcaaagagaactgtctctCCTTCGGAAAAGATTGGAAGAATTGGAAACCACTCAGAGAAAGCAGCTGGAAGAGCTTGGGCCTCCTGGAGAATGA